One Urechidicola croceus genomic window, TCAGATAAGATACGTGTATAGGATTCTCCATCAGGGAAGTTGCGCAAAGTGGCTTTGCCAACTTCGGCATCCATTTTTGTAGCCATTAGTTCTGTGAGTTCTTCATTTCCGGGAAGACTGAATAATATTGTTTTCATAGTTTTTTAAATTATAGTTATGATATCGTTATGGTTGTTTTTATATTCCAGGGCATAGTTGAGTTCGCCTTTGGATTCAGCATATATAGTATAAAGCAATTGGTTCTCCTCAATTTGTTCTCCCAAATGAACATTTAGAAGAATCCCTGCGGACTTGGATTGAGGCGCTCCGGAAAGCTTGGCGAGTTTTGCGATTTTTCGGTTATCAATTCGCTTTAAAACCCCAGGGGTTTCTGCTCTAATTTCGGTTTTATAGGGTGCTAAAACAGGTTTTGAAAAGCGACCTTGCGCATTACAAATAGCAAGGAATTTTTTATAAGCCTGACCAGATTTGAGAATTTCACGTGCGGTTTCCAGTCCCTTTCCTTTTTCTACTTTTCCAGAAAGTTCTAATAGTTCAGTAGCTAAAAGCAATGCTCTTCCTGTTAAGTCTTTAGGTGCATCTTCCTCATTTTTCAAAACTTTTAATATATCTATGGCTTCTAATGTTGGACCGATACCCCTTCCAACAGGCTGCGTGCCATCCGTAACTACAACTTTTACATTCAAGTCAACAGATGTCCCAACGGTTTCCATATGATTTTTTAGTTTTTGAGCCATTTCGGTACTGCGAACCTTGGCGGTTTCACCCACGGGAATATCAATGACCACGTGAGTGGAACCAGCTGCTGCTTTTTTAGAGAGTACCGAAGCAATGAGCTGCCCTTCACTATCAATATCCAAGGCTTTTTCAATTTTGATGAGCACATCATCGGCAGGACTTAACTGCGCCGTGCCTCCCCAAACAAAACATCCGCCTTCTTTTTCTACTACAGTCTTTATTTCCTCGGAAGAGAGCGTAACATTGGTCAATACTTCCATTGTATCTGCTGTGCCTGCTGGCGAAGTGATTGCCCGTGAGGATGTTTTTGGCATAGTAAGACCATACGCGGCAACAATGGCAACGACCAATGGTGTTGTTCTATTGCCAGGCAATCCACCAATGCAATGCTTGTCGACCACGATATCCTTGTTCCAGTTCAGTTGCTTTCCGGAAGCAATCATTGCTTTAGTAAGGTCACTTATTTCATCAATATCCATTCGGTCGCCAGCACAGGCAGT contains:
- a CDS encoding thymidine phosphorylase family protein; the protein is MDTHSNILKYKHLGIYTQNENVVYMREDCHVCISEGFEALTRIRISNASTSIVASLNVLNSDILLPNEIGLSDAAAKKLNVSQNDTLYVSHLEPIESLSHVRAKIYNKKLDYKAYNNIITDIVEGDYSNIHLSAFITACAGDRMDIDEISDLTKAMIASGKQLNWNKDIVVDKHCIGGLPGNRTTPLVVAIVAAYGLTMPKTSSRAITSPAGTADTMEVLTNVTLSSEEIKTVVEKEGGCFVWGGTAQLSPADDVLIKIEKALDIDSEGQLIASVLSKKAAAGSTHVVIDIPVGETAKVRSTEMAQKLKNHMETVGTSVDLNVKVVVTDGTQPVGRGIGPTLEAIDILKVLKNEEDAPKDLTGRALLLATELLELSGKVEKGKGLETAREILKSGQAYKKFLAICNAQGRFSKPVLAPYKTEIRAETPGVLKRIDNRKIAKLAKLSGAPQSKSAGILLNVHLGEQIEENQLLYTIYAESKGELNYALEYKNNHNDIITII